A portion of the Ascaphus truei isolate aAscTru1 chromosome 14, aAscTru1.hap1, whole genome shotgun sequence genome contains these proteins:
- the HTR2B gene encoding 5-hydroxytryptamine receptor 2B: MLVAALASPRLAGEPHGSGSVPWHEMPELNPPYPASVLNDTKSDAVPEKCWLALLTLMVIVPTIGGNILVILAISLEKKLQNATNYFLMSLAVADLLVGIFVMPIALVTILFRQAWPLPHGLCAIWLFLDVLFSTASIMHLCAISLDRYIAIKRPIQASQFNSRAKALIKIAVVWLISVGIAIPIPIQGLLNQKTIFNNNKTCMVQTEHFRDFIIYGSMAAFFVPFGIMVVIYFLTIHVLRKKAYLIKNNPPQRLTWSTVSTVFQRDVTPGSSPEKVAMLEEPRKYKELSGGNEEMHIRRLSSVGKKSMQTITNEQRASKVLGIVFFLFVFMWCPFFITNVASVFCATETCDPDIIKTLMEIFVWVGYVSSGVNPLVYTLFNKTFRDAFGRYITCNYRGMRSMKILRNCSSRISFRHSIADNSKLITKHGMRNGIDPVLYQSPLRLCNAQLESSAILLDTLLLTANQAGKTEEQVSYV, from the exons ATGCTGGTGGCAGCCTTGGCGTCTCCCCGGTTAGCCGGAGAGCCCCACGGGTCTGGCTCTGTCCCCTGGCACGAGATGCCAGAGCTAAACCCCCCCTATCCTGCCAGCGTCCTGAACGACACCAAGTCTGACGCGGTGCCCGAGAAGTGCTGGCTGGCACTACTCACTCTCATGGTCATCGTACCCACCATTGGTGGCAACATCCTGGTGATCCTGGCCATCTCTCTGGAGAAAAAGCTACAGAACGCCACCAACTACTTCCTCATGTCGCTGGCTGTGGCAGACCTGCTTGTTGGCATATTTGTGATGCCCATCGCCCTCGTCACCATTCTCTTCA GACAGGCATGGCCGCTGCCGCATGGCCTGTGCGCCATTTGGTTATTTCTGGATGTCCTGTTTTCCACTGCGTCCATCATGCATCTGTGCGCCATATCCCTGGATCGCTACATCGCCATAAAGAGGCCCATCCAGGCCAGCCAGTTCAACTCCAGGGCCAAAGCACTGATCAAGATTGCGGTGGTGTGGCTCATATCCGTGG GCATCGCCATCCCGATCCCGATCCAAGGTCTCCTCAACCAAAAGACCATcttcaacaacaacaaaaccTGCATGGTCCAGACCGAGCACTTCAGGGACTTCATCATCTATGGCTCCATGGCTGCTTTCTTTGTCCCGTTTGGCATCATGGTGGTCATTTATTTCCTGACCATCCACGTGCTGCGGAAAAAGGCCTACCTCATTAAGAACAATCCCCCGCAGCGCCTTACGTGGTCCACAGTGTCCACTGTATTCCAGAGGGACGTGACCCCTGGTTCTTCTCCCGAGAAGGTGGCTATGCTGGAGGAGCCAAGAAAATATAAGGAGCTGTCTGGAGGCAACGAGGAAATGCACATCCGCAGGCTGTCCAGTGTGggcaagaagtccatgcagaccaTCACCAACGAGCAGCGGGCTTCTAAAGTCCTGGGTATTGTCTTTTTCCTCTTCGTCTTCATGTGGTGCCCCTTCTTCATCACCAACGTTGCCTCGGTTTTCTGTGCCACAGAGACGTGCGACCCAGACATCATCAAGACGCTGATGGAGATTTTTGTCTGGGTGGGGTACGTTTCTTCTGGGGTGAACCCGCTGGTCTACACCCTCTTTAACAAGACTTTCAGGGACGCCTTCGGCCGGTACATTACATGCAACTACCGCGGCATGCGGTCCATGAAGATTCTGCGGAACTGCTCCAGCCGAATATCCTTTCGGCATTCCATAGCCGACAATTCCAAGCTGATCACGAAACACGGGATGAGGAACGGGATTGACCCAGTCCTGTACCAGAGCCCCCTGAGACTATGCAATGCTCAGCTCGAGTCCTCAGCTATCCTGCTGGACACCTTGCTGCTCACCGCAAACCAAGCCGGAAAAACCGAGGAGCAAGTGAGCTACGTGTGA